A single window of Rubripirellula lacrimiformis DNA harbors:
- a CDS encoding 3-hydroxyacyl-ACP dehydratase FabZ family protein, with amino-acid sequence MSLGMKTGSQKPAKTPTYQIPPRLTSGADLPSHNAMTSEQIQQRIPHRGNMLLVDEIVSETADSIVCRKTFRADEFFFDGHFPDSPIVPGVIQCECCLQAGAILLAGRSGDVAADAVPVATRMDGVKFKKMVRPGDTVEIEATLNDQVSNAFYMTGKMKVGGKLAMRLDFSCSLSSPAPTPPSGSSRPDQETST; translated from the coding sequence ATGTCGTTGGGAATGAAAACGGGGAGTCAAAAACCGGCCAAAACGCCAACCTACCAGATCCCGCCCCGCTTGACTTCAGGTGCTGATTTGCCGTCTCATAACGCCATGACATCTGAACAAATACAGCAGCGCATCCCCCACCGGGGAAATATGCTTTTGGTCGACGAAATCGTTTCGGAAACTGCCGATTCGATCGTTTGCAGAAAGACGTTCCGAGCCGACGAGTTCTTTTTCGATGGACACTTCCCCGATTCGCCGATCGTGCCGGGCGTGATCCAGTGCGAATGTTGTTTGCAGGCCGGTGCGATTCTGTTGGCTGGCCGATCCGGGGATGTCGCCGCCGATGCGGTTCCGGTTGCGACGCGAATGGATGGCGTCAAATTCAAGAAAATGGTCCGTCCGGGCGACACGGTCGAGATCGAAGCGACGTTGAACGACCAGGTCAGCAACGCGTTCTACATGACTGGCAAAATGAAGGTCGGCGGGAAACTGGCGATGCGTTTGGATTTCAGTTGCAGCCTTTCTAGCCCAGCCCCCACGCCGCCATCGGGATCCAGCCGCCCCGATCAGGAGACATCGACATGA
- a CDS encoding SDR family oxidoreductase has protein sequence MSDREPSFDFLGLSGKTVMVMGVANKKSVAFRIAKILEQAGAEVIYSVRSQSRKDSLAKLLADRRIIVCDVEKQSEIDQLAATLAADSIQLAGLVHSIAFADYPEGIRPFHETTRKQFLQAIDISAYSLTNVCNALKDTFARDASVVTIGISTTRMASESYGFMAPIKAALESSLAFLTKSFSKFSEVRFNSVAAGLLKTSASAGIPGYVDSYLYAEKVIPRGRAVDTDEVASTAAFLLSPRSSGITAQSIVVDAGMSINYFDASIVGAVTAADID, from the coding sequence ATGAGCGATCGTGAACCCAGCTTTGATTTTTTGGGTCTGTCCGGCAAGACCGTGATGGTCATGGGCGTCGCCAACAAAAAGAGCGTCGCCTTCCGAATCGCCAAAATTTTGGAACAGGCCGGTGCCGAAGTGATCTACAGCGTGCGGAGTCAGTCGCGGAAAGACAGTCTGGCGAAGCTATTGGCCGACCGCCGGATCATCGTTTGCGACGTGGAAAAGCAATCGGAGATCGATCAACTCGCAGCCACGTTGGCCGCCGATTCGATCCAATTGGCAGGGCTGGTCCATTCGATCGCCTTTGCCGATTACCCCGAAGGGATCCGCCCGTTCCACGAAACCACTCGCAAGCAGTTCCTGCAAGCGATCGACATTTCGGCGTACTCGCTGACCAATGTTTGCAACGCGCTGAAAGACACGTTCGCTCGGGACGCGTCGGTGGTCACGATCGGGATCAGTACGACTCGCATGGCCAGCGAAAGCTACGGGTTCATGGCCCCGATCAAAGCCGCCCTAGAATCATCCCTGGCCTTTCTGACCAAATCGTTCAGCAAGTTCAGCGAAGTCCGATTCAACTCTGTCGCCGCTGGACTACTGAAGACAAGCGCATCAGCCGGCATCCCCGGCTATGTCGATTCCTATTTGTATGCGGAAAAAGTGATCCCGCGCGGACGTGCGGTCGACACGGATGAAGTCGCATCGACTGCCGCCTTTCTGCTGAGCCCGCGCAGCAGCGGGATCACAGCTCAGTCGATCGTGGTCGATGCCGGCATGTCAATCAACTACTTTGATGCATCCATCGTGGGCGCCGTGACCGCCGCCGACATCGATTAG